The Litoreibacter ponti genome includes a window with the following:
- a CDS encoding TRAP transporter small permease, whose amino-acid sequence MRDWSPVLGLPLWAWLFVFPSLIAIACLIAGPRLERVLRPLWRLLDGLYFASGMVAAFFMCTILALIVAGMVARWTSVALPGTTEFAGYAMAATSFFALAHALTRGAHIRVSILLNIHPFLHRWLDVFAVFGAAVIATYFARYAIKTNIFSEMLNDRTQGQDQIPEWLVTLLSLPARAPGEWGAAMSESTSELVYTPVWVPQLAMSIGTVLLAVALWDTLYRMLITGRNPIEAEAVE is encoded by the coding sequence ATGCGCGACTGGTCCCCGGTCCTTGGCCTGCCGCTTTGGGCATGGCTGTTTGTCTTTCCCAGCCTAATCGCCATTGCCTGCCTGATCGCAGGCCCCCGGCTTGAGCGCGTGTTGCGCCCGCTGTGGCGGCTGCTGGATGGGCTGTATTTCGCGTCCGGCATGGTCGCGGCCTTCTTCATGTGCACGATCCTCGCGCTGATCGTGGCGGGCATGGTGGCCCGCTGGACCAGCGTCGCCTTGCCCGGCACGACAGAGTTCGCAGGCTACGCCATGGCCGCGACATCCTTCTTCGCGCTGGCCCACGCGCTGACCCGCGGCGCGCATATCCGCGTGTCGATCCTGTTGAACATCCATCCGTTTCTGCACCGCTGGCTCGACGTCTTCGCCGTGTTCGGCGCGGCGGTGATCGCGACCTATTTCGCGCGCTACGCCATCAAGACCAACATCTTCTCCGAGATGCTCAATGACCGCACGCAAGGCCAGGACCAGATCCCCGAATGGCTGGTCACACTGCTCAGCCTGCCCGCCCGCGCCCCCGGCGAATGGGGCGCGGCGATGTCTGAAAGCACGTCAGAGCTGGTCTACACCCCCGTCTGGGTGCCACAGCTTGCCATGTCCATCGGCACCGTACTGCTGGCCGTGGCGCTGTGGGACACGCTCTACCGGATGCTGATCACCGGCAGAAATCCCATCGAAGCGGAGGCCGTCGAATGA